The proteins below are encoded in one region of Qingshengfaniella alkalisoli:
- a CDS encoding OmpA family protein — protein MRFFRQIILMVALAFTAAQVSAQDFGTVNFQFDSDQLDASGQAQVAEIAERLKAVDSYKPTVVVGYTDAMGSPGYNLDLGLRRARTVANALAALGVPVDRVDHVETRGENELLISVATPERRNRRVTVRLDDILAACRSYRTVSINRDSIGPSLEQDLLAKLSRAQTSYASLSSSGQNGAAFQMAGAAREDCGIAVGYGASDIRKVEYAQRCLCSSARLDVALAY, from the coding sequence ATGCGATTCTTCCGCCAGATCATTTTGATGGTGGCCCTTGCGTTCACGGCAGCGCAGGTAAGCGCGCAGGATTTCGGCACGGTCAACTTCCAGTTCGATTCGGATCAGCTTGATGCGTCCGGGCAAGCGCAAGTGGCTGAAATCGCGGAACGGCTGAAGGCGGTAGACAGCTACAAGCCGACAGTCGTGGTAGGGTATACCGACGCAATGGGTAGTCCCGGGTACAATCTTGACCTTGGCTTGCGCCGGGCACGTACCGTGGCGAATGCATTGGCAGCGCTTGGCGTGCCGGTGGATCGTGTCGATCACGTTGAAACCCGTGGCGAGAACGAGTTGCTAATTAGTGTTGCAACGCCCGAACGCCGCAACCGCCGGGTGACCGTGCGTCTGGATGATATCCTCGCTGCTTGCCGCAGCTATCGCACTGTTTCCATCAACCGCGACTCGATCGGCCCGTCGCTGGAACAGGATCTGCTGGCCAAGTTGAGCCGTGCCCAAACTTCTTACGCGTCCCTGTCAAGCAGCGGTCAGAACGGTGCCGCTTTCCAGATGGCAGGTGCCGCACGCGAGGATTGCGGGATCGCGGTTGGCTACGGCGCGTCCGATATCCGTAAGGTTGAATACGCTCAGCGTTGCCTGTGTAGTTCTGCACGGCTGGATGTCGCGTTGGCCTACTAG
- the minE gene encoding cell division topological specificity factor MinE, whose amino-acid sequence MFGFTLRPRKPNSAQTAKDRLQILLAHERSDGTKPDFLPLLQRDILEVVRKHMDIDKDAVDVNFERGDDLSSLEINIDLPKTPPRTK is encoded by the coding sequence ATGTTTGGTTTCACTCTTCGCCCACGCAAGCCGAACAGCGCGCAGACAGCCAAGGATCGGCTGCAGATACTGCTTGCGCACGAACGCAGCGACGGTACGAAACCGGATTTTCTGCCGCTATTGCAACGTGACATTCTGGAAGTCGTCCGTAAGCATATGGACATCGACAAGGACGCCGTCGATGTAAACTTCGAACGTGGTGACGATCTTTCCAGCCTGGAAATCAACATTGATCTGCCCAAAACACCACCCAGAACCAAGTAG
- a CDS encoding TolC family outer membrane protein, whose amino-acid sequence MFRSNVTTLAAAFMFSWAGPSSALNLEDAIFYVLETNPEIKAAEANKQAIEFELDQARAFNMPRFELEAWTGASINDGSTTSDLTAADDAITGYQVRGRMTQKIFDGYETRSEIERQAFRVDAAALRVLERSEFLSLEAIRLYADVLRSQELVALGQRNVDYHRAVYDRLEGGFEGGVVPVGDIQQAEERLYLAEDTLLSFELDLQDIEDNFLAIVGVEPSSLAAMPGVASAIPGSLDQALGIARRRNPSIRFSQADVGTSEAMARVAAANKYPTIDLEADVLGGEDVNGFEGAVRDAKIGLVMRYEFQGGRKKAERQEQVRRISETRADLLRRTRVVEKEVRHSWASMRSAERRRAVVEKQAALARELRETYQNEYQVGARSLLDILNTQNSLFQAEANLVNARSFERYVKYRLLAATGTLLPTLGIQPPEDANPYAGERSGAPAVGTTNANTHFDASSYRDWRKSVDN is encoded by the coding sequence ATGTTCCGGTCTAACGTAACAACACTCGCCGCGGCCTTCATGTTCTCTTGGGCGGGACCGTCCTCCGCGCTAAATCTGGAAGACGCGATTTTCTACGTCCTTGAAACCAACCCCGAAATCAAGGCGGCCGAGGCAAACAAGCAAGCCATCGAGTTCGAACTCGACCAGGCCCGTGCGTTCAACATGCCGCGTTTCGAACTGGAGGCATGGACCGGTGCCAGTATCAATGACGGCAGCACGACATCCGATCTGACAGCCGCTGACGACGCGATCACCGGCTATCAGGTACGGGGTCGTATGACGCAGAAGATTTTTGACGGATACGAAACACGCTCCGAAATCGAGCGGCAGGCTTTCCGTGTCGATGCCGCGGCGCTCCGCGTGCTTGAGCGGTCCGAATTCCTGTCGCTGGAAGCCATCCGGCTTTATGCTGACGTATTACGCAGCCAGGAACTGGTTGCGCTTGGTCAGCGCAATGTCGACTATCATCGCGCGGTCTACGACCGGCTTGAAGGCGGCTTCGAAGGCGGCGTTGTTCCGGTGGGCGACATCCAGCAGGCCGAGGAACGGCTATATCTGGCAGAGGACACGCTGCTAAGCTTTGAGTTGGACTTGCAGGACATCGAGGACAATTTCCTTGCCATTGTCGGCGTGGAGCCATCATCGCTCGCCGCTATGCCCGGAGTGGCATCTGCCATCCCCGGCTCGCTTGACCAAGCGCTTGGTATTGCCCGCCGCCGCAACCCGTCCATCCGCTTTAGCCAAGCAGACGTCGGGACATCCGAGGCCATGGCGCGTGTCGCCGCCGCGAACAAATACCCGACCATTGATCTGGAAGCCGATGTTCTGGGTGGCGAGGACGTCAACGGGTTCGAAGGCGCTGTCCGCGACGCCAAGATCGGTCTGGTCATGCGCTACGAATTCCAAGGCGGCCGCAAGAAGGCCGAGCGGCAGGAACAGGTTCGCCGGATCAGCGAAACCCGCGCCGACCTGCTGCGCCGTACACGCGTCGTCGAAAAGGAGGTGCGCCATAGCTGGGCCAGCATGCGATCAGCCGAGCGCCGCCGCGCGGTCGTTGAAAAGCAGGCGGCGCTGGCACGTGAATTGCGGGAAACCTACCAGAACGAATACCAGGTCGGCGCGCGGTCTCTGCTGGACATCCTGAATACGCAGAATTCACTGTTTCAGGCTGAAGCAAACCTTGTGAACGCGCGCTCGTTCGAACGCTATGTGAAGTATCGCCTGCTCGCAGCGACCGGCACACTGCTACCGACACTGGGGATACAGCCTCCGGAGGATGCAAATCCCTATGCGGGCGAGCGCTCTGGTGCGCCAGCGGTCGGAACGACGAACGCCAATACACATTTCGATGCCTCTTCTTACCGCGACTGGCGTAAATCCGTCGACAACTAG
- a CDS encoding LysR family transcriptional regulator, whose product MTFDQLRIFIAVAEREHVTQAAAALNMTQSATSAAISALEERHAVQLFDRIGRRIILTDAGRIFLDEARALLARAQQAEQVLDDLAGLKRGTLRLGASQTVATYWLPLLMQQFRKQYPGLALELITGNTSQVTTMVHDAIVDLGFVEGTVSDPALSKQSLRGDELALVVAPGHQWIEQPPRKANDFLKSAWILREPGSGTRAIADAFFASHRISALDLELTLELPSNEAVRAAVEAGDSATILSTLVTQASLEAGRLVRVNCNLPARQFHVLWHRERRLTKAEQRLMKISGIDHA is encoded by the coding sequence ATGACGTTCGACCAACTGCGCATTTTCATTGCCGTCGCCGAACGGGAGCATGTGACGCAAGCCGCCGCCGCGCTGAACATGACCCAAAGCGCCACGAGCGCAGCCATCTCTGCCCTAGAAGAAAGGCACGCGGTGCAGTTGTTCGACCGGATCGGTCGCCGAATCATTCTGACAGATGCAGGGCGCATCTTTCTGGACGAGGCCCGTGCGTTGCTGGCCCGCGCACAACAAGCCGAACAGGTTCTCGATGATCTGGCCGGACTAAAACGCGGCACCCTGCGACTGGGTGCCAGCCAGACCGTAGCCACGTACTGGCTGCCCCTGCTGATGCAACAATTCCGGAAGCAGTATCCCGGTCTTGCGCTGGAGCTGATCACGGGCAACACATCTCAGGTCACAACAATGGTTCACGATGCCATTGTCGATCTGGGCTTTGTAGAAGGAACCGTGTCCGACCCTGCGTTGAGCAAACAATCACTGCGCGGAGATGAACTTGCCCTAGTTGTCGCGCCCGGCCACCAATGGATCGAACAACCGCCACGCAAAGCCAATGATTTTCTGAAATCTGCGTGGATTCTCCGCGAACCCGGTTCGGGTACACGCGCCATCGCGGACGCCTTTTTTGCAAGTCACCGAATATCGGCGCTGGATCTGGAACTTACCTTGGAACTGCCCTCCAATGAGGCCGTTCGCGCGGCTGTGGAAGCGGGCGATAGCGCAACTATTCTGTCGACGTTGGTTACTCAGGCCTCGCTTGAAGCCGGGCGACTTGTACGAGTGAACTGCAATCTGCCAGCACGGCAATTCCATGTTCTGTGGCACAGGGAACGCAGGCTTACCAAGGCAGAACAGCGGCTTATGAAAATTTCGGGGATAGATCACGCATGA
- the minD gene encoding septum site-determining protein MinD, with translation MAKVIVVTSGKGGVGKTTSAAAVSAGLAMRGNKTVVIDFDVGLRNLDMIMGCERRVVFDFINVIQGDAKLKQALIKDRRLDNLYVLPTSQTRDKDALTREGVEKVLNELKEEFDYIICDSPAGIERGAHLAMYFADEAIVVTNPEVSSVRDSDRVLGLLNSKTHRAETNGAEPVKSQLLLTRYDTQRVTKGEMMTLEDVLEILAIPLLGVIPESPAVLRASNEGMPVTLDEKAAAGKAYSDAVGRLIGDQIEMHIEGADKPGFFQRLLGRTA, from the coding sequence GTGGCCAAAGTCATAGTTGTCACTTCGGGTAAAGGGGGCGTCGGGAAAACCACCTCCGCTGCTGCTGTCAGCGCGGGCCTTGCGATGCGCGGAAACAAGACGGTCGTGATCGATTTCGACGTAGGCCTGCGCAATCTGGACATGATCATGGGTTGCGAACGCCGCGTCGTGTTCGACTTCATCAACGTCATCCAAGGCGATGCGAAGCTCAAGCAAGCACTGATCAAGGATCGGCGTCTGGACAATCTGTATGTCCTGCCCACATCCCAAACGCGCGACAAAGATGCGCTGACCCGCGAGGGGGTTGAGAAGGTCCTCAACGAGTTGAAGGAAGAATTCGACTACATCATCTGCGATAGTCCTGCGGGTATTGAGCGTGGCGCCCATCTGGCAATGTACTTCGCCGATGAAGCAATTGTCGTGACCAACCCTGAAGTATCCTCCGTCCGCGACAGCGACCGTGTTCTTGGGCTGCTGAACAGCAAGACCCACCGGGCCGAAACCAACGGCGCCGAACCGGTGAAGTCACAGCTACTGCTGACCCGATACGACACACAGCGCGTCACCAAGGGCGAGATGATGACGCTGGAAGATGTGCTGGAAATCCTCGCCATTCCGCTTCTGGGCGTGATCCCCGAAAGTCCCGCCGTGCTGCGCGCATCCAATGAGGGCATGCCCGTCACGCTCGACGAAAAAGCGGCGGCGGGTAAGGCCTATAGTGATGCGGTCGGTCGGCTGATCGGGGATCAGATCGAGATGCATATCGAAGGCGCGGACAAACCCGGCTTCTTCCAGCGGTTGCTCGGGCGGACGGCCTGA
- a CDS encoding type I secretion system permease/ATPase: protein MIRKHHERKIIASEGRKPAQEGDKARVAPATVARTKQKWDFATGVPDPLAAALVEAMRLAGREIGVDTLLAGQALPVDGRLTPALACTAAQRHGFRARLTRRKLSDLPDAVFPCVLFLNGRDACVLTGVSAGKAQVIWPTRSTDPLDIPTNELTEAYAGHALLLRVESITKTTTADPASSKRHWYWGVATKFWPDYAQVVVASALINLLALVVPIFTMNVYDRVFPNAAITTLWSLVTGVTIALVFDALLKWLRSAVVDRAGRQVDQAVSAEIFRHVADLKLESRTMASGTLMNTLKDYEQVRDFFSSQTVATLTDLCFTVLFIAVIAYIGGPLALPPAIALGLVLVMGVVILWPLRTASNQSRQTQGQKNAVAVEAISELEALKAIAGQGRMQSRWEHQVAESAKSNEKSRRLALFATTVTGLAQQLSSIGIVIIGVYLALEGQLTMGAVIAAMILSGRALAPTAMLASLFVRASFAFSTLKSLNQIMSLPSDSGDTGQINAEIDQGGYTLQRVSLQYPQSQVASLQDISLNIAGNERVALIGPIGAGKTSLARILAGLFAPTDGLVLLDGLNIAQLGAARMRRDVQLVTQDPVLFSGTLAENIAFGAPHATGEDVLHAARISGVDRIAAKHPDGFAMQISERGRNLSGGQRQLIALARALLTRPRVLILDEPTSAMDQQSEKLFIQSVTRAMMERPMTLIISTHRMGLLALCDRVILLDGGKVVQDGPKANVLASLAGNRGSAE from the coding sequence TTGATCCGAAAGCACCATGAAAGAAAGATCATAGCGTCGGAAGGCCGTAAACCGGCACAGGAAGGAGACAAGGCCCGCGTCGCGCCTGCCACGGTCGCGCGGACCAAGCAAAAATGGGACTTCGCGACCGGGGTTCCTGATCCGCTCGCTGCGGCCCTGGTGGAAGCGATGCGGTTGGCCGGACGAGAAATTGGGGTAGATACGCTGCTAGCGGGTCAGGCCCTGCCGGTTGATGGTCGCCTGACCCCTGCCCTCGCCTGCACGGCAGCTCAACGGCATGGATTTCGCGCACGCCTGACACGCCGTAAGCTGTCCGATTTGCCAGATGCTGTTTTCCCATGCGTCCTGTTCCTGAACGGTCGGGACGCTTGCGTGTTGACGGGGGTGTCGGCTGGCAAGGCACAGGTAATCTGGCCGACACGGTCCACCGATCCGCTAGACATCCCCACAAACGAACTGACGGAGGCCTATGCGGGTCACGCGCTCCTGCTGCGCGTCGAGTCGATCACTAAGACCACGACGGCCGATCCGGCTTCCTCCAAGCGCCATTGGTACTGGGGGGTCGCGACAAAATTCTGGCCGGACTATGCGCAGGTTGTCGTCGCCTCGGCGCTGATTAACCTGCTTGCACTGGTGGTACCCATCTTCACGATGAACGTCTATGACCGCGTCTTTCCTAATGCCGCAATCACGACCCTTTGGTCCTTGGTGACGGGCGTCACGATCGCACTGGTTTTTGACGCGTTGTTGAAGTGGTTGCGTTCCGCGGTGGTGGATCGGGCCGGACGTCAGGTTGATCAGGCAGTATCGGCCGAGATTTTCCGCCATGTGGCCGATCTGAAATTGGAAAGCCGCACAATGGCATCCGGCACGTTGATGAACACCCTGAAAGACTACGAACAGGTGCGGGATTTCTTTTCCTCGCAAACTGTCGCCACACTGACCGATCTGTGCTTCACGGTGCTGTTCATCGCGGTCATTGCCTATATCGGTGGGCCGCTCGCCCTTCCGCCGGCGATTGCACTGGGGCTGGTCCTGGTTATGGGCGTTGTAATCCTGTGGCCACTGCGCACGGCATCCAATCAATCGCGGCAAACCCAAGGGCAGAAGAACGCCGTGGCGGTTGAGGCGATCAGCGAATTGGAAGCGTTGAAAGCGATAGCGGGCCAAGGGCGCATGCAATCGCGCTGGGAACATCAGGTCGCAGAAAGTGCCAAGTCGAATGAAAAAAGTCGTCGCCTTGCCTTGTTCGCGACCACCGTCACGGGGCTGGCTCAGCAATTATCGTCAATCGGGATCGTCATCATCGGCGTCTATCTGGCGCTGGAAGGACAGTTAACCATGGGCGCGGTCATCGCTGCCATGATCCTGTCCGGGCGTGCGCTGGCCCCCACTGCAATGCTCGCGAGCCTGTTCGTTCGGGCCAGTTTCGCCTTCTCGACGCTGAAAAGCCTGAACCAGATCATGTCGCTGCCATCGGACAGTGGTGACACCGGGCAGATCAATGCCGAAATTGACCAAGGCGGCTACACCCTTCAGCGTGTCAGTTTGCAATATCCGCAGTCGCAGGTGGCATCGTTGCAGGATATTTCACTGAACATCGCAGGCAATGAACGCGTCGCCCTTATTGGTCCCATCGGTGCGGGAAAGACCAGTTTAGCCCGAATACTCGCCGGGCTGTTTGCACCAACCGACGGGCTAGTGCTGCTCGACGGATTGAACATCGCGCAACTGGGGGCCGCGCGGATGCGGCGCGATGTACAACTGGTAACGCAAGATCCGGTCCTCTTCTCAGGTACACTTGCTGAGAACATCGCGTTTGGCGCACCGCACGCGACCGGTGAAGACGTGCTGCATGCCGCCCGTATTTCAGGCGTGGATCGGATTGCTGCCAAGCATCCCGACGGCTTTGCCATGCAAATCAGTGAACGCGGCAGGAACCTGTCGGGCGGCCAAAGGCAGCTGATTGCCCTTGCCCGCGCATTGCTTACGCGACCGAGAGTCCTGATCCTTGATGAGCCTACCAGCGCAATGGACCAGCAAAGTGAAAAGCTGTTCATCCAAAGCGTCACACGCGCGATGATGGAAAGGCCGATGACGCTGATTATCTCGACCCACCGCATGGGGCTGCTTGCGCTGTGTGATCGCGTGATATTGCTGGATGGCGGCAAGGTGGTGCAGGATGGACCCAAGGCCAACGTCTTGGCCAGTTTGGCGGGAAATCGGGGATCGGCCGAGTGA
- a CDS encoding YeiH family protein — translation MAQVTNTSGFRNHPSRPETDRLLPGLVLSVAIASLAFLLRQIPGVGVFSPLILSIIIGMLIHNIFGTPVIAKPGVAFSLRIILRAGIVLLGLQLTIQQVTQVGGLGLAVIITTLLATFIFTSWLGRMLGVDAKLTQLIAAGSSICGASAVIATNTITRARDEDVTYAVACVTVFGSLSMLLMPLAGGFLTMGPHAYGLWAGASIHEVAQVVAAAYARGQEAGEFGTIAKLTRVMMLAPMVMMLGAMAARQAHRNGSESGHTTPPIPWFVLGFVAMVALASSGWIPMETQSLTTPATNFLLATALAAMGLETDIRKLAAEGIRPAMLGAGAWVFISLLSLLLVQMFV, via the coding sequence ATGGCCCAAGTCACCAACACATCTGGATTCCGAAATCATCCGTCGCGCCCCGAAACAGATCGTCTCCTGCCCGGTCTGGTTTTATCGGTGGCGATTGCCTCGCTGGCCTTCCTGCTTCGACAGATCCCGGGCGTCGGGGTCTTTAGCCCGTTGATCCTCTCAATCATTATAGGCATGCTGATTCACAATATTTTCGGTACACCCGTTATCGCCAAGCCGGGCGTGGCGTTCAGCCTTCGCATTATTCTTCGCGCCGGGATAGTATTGCTTGGATTGCAGTTGACCATTCAACAGGTGACTCAGGTCGGTGGTCTGGGCCTAGCAGTGATCATCACAACACTCCTCGCAACATTTATATTCACCAGTTGGCTAGGACGCATGCTAGGCGTAGATGCGAAATTGACACAACTGATTGCCGCAGGAAGTTCCATATGTGGCGCATCCGCCGTTATTGCCACCAACACCATTACCCGCGCCCGCGATGAGGACGTCACCTACGCCGTTGCCTGCGTCACAGTCTTCGGATCTCTTTCCATGCTACTGATGCCTTTGGCTGGCGGGTTTCTCACTATGGGACCGCATGCTTACGGGCTCTGGGCAGGTGCATCTATCCACGAAGTCGCACAAGTTGTCGCTGCCGCCTATGCGCGTGGTCAAGAGGCTGGCGAATTTGGCACTATCGCCAAATTGACCCGTGTAATGATGCTTGCTCCGATGGTCATGATGCTCGGCGCAATGGCCGCAAGGCAAGCACATCGCAACGGCTCGGAAAGCGGTCACACGACGCCGCCAATCCCTTGGTTTGTGCTGGGCTTCGTCGCAATGGTTGCACTGGCAAGCTCAGGCTGGATTCCCATGGAGACGCAATCCCTCACCACGCCCGCCACCAATTTTCTTCTCGCGACGGCGCTTGCCGCGATGGGTTTGGAAACGGATATCCGTAAGCTCGCCGCCGAAGGGATACGACCCGCGATGCTCGGCGCAGGGGCATGGGTTTTCATTTCCCTTCTGAGCCTGCTTCTGGTTCAGATGTTCGTATGA
- the minC gene encoding septum site-determining protein MinC translates to MQSAEVKAAGAQPVASVKPFQIRGRFVTAVSLRLEGEPDSNFFSALDIQLQKTPHFFLNAPFVIDLEQTAGAARGGELETLVKELRGRNLSVFAIQNGSEDQTIAAKKAGLIALPGGRDVPVERVERNITEPKPRAQTTSAPVLTNQTITEPVRSGQTVVAEQGDLIVVGPVSSGAELVAVGNIHVYGSLRGRALAGVNGDESARIFCQNLDAELLAIAGVYQTSEDLDSALRKQRVHAFLADEKLCVEALK, encoded by the coding sequence GTGCAGTCAGCAGAAGTCAAGGCAGCCGGTGCGCAACCCGTCGCATCCGTTAAGCCGTTTCAAATACGGGGACGCTTTGTCACGGCGGTCTCTCTACGGCTGGAGGGCGAACCGGATTCGAACTTTTTCAGCGCGCTGGACATCCAGCTGCAGAAGACCCCGCACTTCTTTCTGAATGCTCCGTTTGTGATTGATCTGGAACAAACCGCTGGCGCGGCGCGTGGCGGTGAACTGGAAACTTTGGTCAAAGAACTTCGCGGACGTAACCTGTCGGTTTTTGCCATCCAGAATGGGAGCGAGGACCAGACGATTGCCGCAAAGAAGGCTGGGCTGATCGCCTTGCCCGGCGGTCGTGATGTGCCTGTTGAGCGTGTAGAGCGCAACATCACCGAACCAAAGCCACGTGCTCAGACGACATCGGCACCCGTTCTCACGAACCAGACGATCACAGAACCGGTCCGATCTGGCCAGACGGTTGTTGCCGAACAAGGCGATTTAATTGTCGTCGGACCCGTCAGTTCCGGCGCAGAGTTGGTCGCGGTTGGCAACATTCATGTCTACGGCAGCTTGCGCGGTCGGGCCCTGGCCGGGGTCAACGGCGACGAGTCCGCCCGCATCTTCTGTCAGAACCTTGATGCCGAACTGCTTGCGATCGCAGGGGTTTACCAGACGAGCGAAGATCTGGACTCCGCCTTGCGAAAGCAACGTGTTCACGCATTTCTTGCGGACGAAAAGCTCTGCGTTGAAGCACTCAAATAG
- a CDS encoding metallophosphoesterase family protein, giving the protein MKRIVHLSDLHFGRDRPELVTPLSQQINRLAPDLVAISGDLTQRATEKQFGAARAFIDGLTAPTLIVPGNHDVPLHNFLLRIVRPWSRYRNWISKTLEPEVSDDEMIVLGVNTVNPYSWQRGWFGRNAIRRVRDAFADTHGHRIRIVVAHHPMEHLPGEEKRLMRGASRAIRQLGESKTDMLLSGHLHSWRAKPFAMQDDKGATIQVLAGTGLSTRLREEANDFNLIEVSQDTISITRYSTDENARRFENSGEKRFMRGENRAKHP; this is encoded by the coding sequence ATGAAACGCATCGTGCATCTGTCGGACCTGCATTTCGGACGAGACAGACCAGAACTGGTCACGCCGCTTTCCCAGCAGATCAATCGGCTGGCGCCTGACCTCGTGGCCATCTCGGGCGATTTGACCCAGCGCGCGACAGAAAAGCAGTTCGGGGCAGCCCGAGCATTCATCGATGGGCTAACTGCCCCTACCCTCATCGTTCCTGGCAATCACGACGTCCCCTTGCATAATTTCCTGCTGCGCATCGTCCGACCGTGGTCGCGCTACCGCAACTGGATCAGCAAAACGTTGGAGCCGGAGGTCAGCGACGACGAAATGATTGTTCTCGGAGTGAACACGGTGAATCCTTATAGCTGGCAGCGTGGCTGGTTCGGGCGAAACGCCATCCGCCGTGTGCGCGACGCATTCGCCGACACCCACGGCCACCGCATCCGGATAGTCGTCGCACATCACCCGATGGAGCACTTGCCCGGAGAAGAGAAACGCCTCATGCGCGGAGCTTCGAGGGCAATCAGGCAACTGGGAGAAAGCAAGACTGATATGTTGCTGTCCGGGCATTTGCACAGCTGGCGCGCCAAACCCTTCGCCATGCAGGATGATAAAGGCGCGACGATCCAAGTCTTGGCCGGGACGGGCTTGTCGACGCGGCTGCGCGAGGAAGCGAACGATTTCAACCTCATCGAGGTTTCACAGGACACCATCTCGATCACGCGGTATTCGACCGATGAGAATGCGCGTCGTTTCGAAAACTCAGGCGAAAAGAGATTTATGCGCGGCGAAAACCGCGCAAAACACCCCTAG
- a CDS encoding diacylglycerol/lipid kinase family protein yields the protein MVTKPDICVILNAGSGKRDAVDSPRLIRNAFSSHKKPYVLKQIRKGSDLVDAAESAVEEGYKTVVAAGGDGTICAVASAVCKSQAQLGIIPLGTFNYFARSLGIPDDVDAAVDVMLNGSHRTVPVALINDRVFLNNASLGAYPAILRNRENVYKRWGRSRVAAYWSVLKTLLTLRKPLMLQLSIGQDSFSYRTPLVFAVNNAFQLDQIGLEGRDDIADGRMVLFVAPDSGRWGMLKHAIALATGTAEKNRDFLVHAADEVRISTGRRARNVACDGERARMPEPMTLKVNREGLNVMVPRARADGVR from the coding sequence ATGGTAACGAAGCCGGATATCTGTGTTATCTTGAATGCCGGCTCTGGGAAGAGAGACGCGGTCGACTCCCCCCGTCTCATCAGGAACGCGTTCTCCAGTCATAAGAAGCCATACGTGTTAAAGCAGATCCGCAAAGGATCAGACCTGGTGGATGCGGCCGAGTCGGCGGTGGAAGAAGGCTACAAGACGGTCGTTGCCGCCGGTGGCGATGGCACGATATGTGCAGTCGCATCTGCCGTGTGTAAAAGCCAAGCCCAACTTGGGATAATCCCCTTGGGAACATTCAATTACTTTGCGCGCTCACTCGGCATTCCTGACGATGTGGATGCAGCGGTAGATGTCATGTTGAATGGATCACATCGCACCGTGCCGGTGGCCTTGATCAATGATCGCGTGTTTCTTAACAACGCCAGTCTCGGCGCCTATCCGGCGATCCTGCGCAATCGGGAAAACGTCTATAAACGTTGGGGGCGCAGTCGCGTTGCGGCGTATTGGTCAGTACTGAAAACACTGCTGACATTACGGAAACCTCTAATGCTCCAATTATCGATTGGACAGGACAGCTTCAGTTATCGCACGCCACTTGTTTTTGCCGTGAACAATGCCTTTCAACTAGACCAGATCGGCTTGGAAGGGCGGGACGACATCGCGGACGGGCGCATGGTCCTGTTCGTCGCCCCGGACAGCGGGCGCTGGGGAATGCTGAAACATGCGATTGCTCTCGCCACAGGAACCGCAGAGAAGAACCGCGATTTCCTTGTGCACGCTGCCGATGAAGTGCGCATTTCCACCGGCCGACGCGCCAGAAACGTCGCCTGCGATGGTGAACGCGCGAGGATGCCGGAACCGATGACGCTCAAGGTCAACCGCGAGGGCTTGAACGTGATGGTGCCACGTGCACGGGCAGACGGGGTAAGATGA